In Mariluticola halotolerans, one DNA window encodes the following:
- a CDS encoding CmpA/NrtA family ABC transporter substrate-binding protein — translation MTSLFEINAGFLPLLDSALLVVAEARGFAAEEGLKLNLVKQSSWANIRDRLAVGHFDVAHMLAPMPIASSLGLNPLNVPTIAPMALGLGGNSVTVSPALWDLLVAAGAPSDLSARAVGAALKQVVAARAGGEKLRFGVVHPHSGHNYELRYWLAASGIHPDRDIEIVIVPPPLLPDALARGAIDGFCVGAPWNSVAVARGVGRIATVKAAIWRSSPEKVLGLTSEWARREPEALAALIRAVYRASIWCGDRQNLDEVAQILAAPDYLDQPADILMHGLSGQLMLARGEMAGVDDFFIPHARAATFPWQSHALWFYSQMVRWGQLGHTAENARIAAECYRPDLYRAALSPLGVPVPAANAKVEGALGESTPVGVTKGMLSLGPDGFFDGQVFDPDDLDRYIIAQKL, via the coding sequence ATGACCAGTCTGTTTGAGATCAATGCCGGGTTTTTGCCGCTGCTGGACAGCGCGCTGCTGGTGGTGGCGGAAGCGCGCGGGTTTGCGGCGGAAGAGGGGCTGAAACTCAATCTGGTCAAGCAAAGCTCGTGGGCGAATATCCGTGACCGGCTGGCGGTGGGGCATTTTGATGTGGCGCATATGCTGGCACCAATGCCGATTGCCTCCTCGCTGGGGCTGAACCCGCTCAATGTGCCGACGATTGCGCCGATGGCGCTGGGGCTGGGCGGGAATTCGGTGACGGTCAGTCCCGCGCTTTGGGATTTGCTGGTGGCAGCGGGCGCGCCCAGTGATTTGTCGGCGCGGGCCGTGGGGGCGGCGTTAAAACAGGTCGTTGCGGCGCGGGCCGGGGGCGAAAAGCTGCGCTTTGGCGTGGTGCACCCCCATTCAGGGCATAATTACGAATTGCGCTATTGGCTGGCGGCTTCAGGCATTCACCCCGATCGGGATATCGAGATTGTCATCGTGCCGCCGCCCCTGCTGCCCGACGCCCTGGCGCGCGGGGCGATTGACGGGTTTTGCGTTGGTGCGCCGTGGAATTCGGTGGCGGTGGCGCGCGGGGTGGGGCGGATTGCGACGGTTAAAGCTGCAATCTGGCGCTCGAGCCCGGAAAAGGTTTTGGGGCTGACCTCGGAATGGGCACGGCGGGAGCCAGAGGCGCTGGCCGCCTTGATCCGGGCGGTCTACCGGGCCTCGATCTGGTGCGGGGACCGGCAAAATCTCGATGAGGTGGCGCAGATATTGGCGGCACCCGACTATCTCGATCAGCCGGCCGATATTTTGATGCACGGGCTTTCGGGGCAGCTGATGCTGGCGCGGGGCGAGATGGCAGGCGTGGATGATTTTTTCATTCCCCATGCGCGGGCGGCAACCTTTCCCTGGCAAAGCCATGCGCTGTGGTTTTATTCGCAAATGGTGCGCTGGGGGCAATTGGGGCATACGGCGGAAAATGCGCGGATTGCGGCGGAATGTTACCGGCCCGATCTTTATCGCGCGGCGTTGTCGCCGCTCGGGGTGCCGGTGCCGGCGGCCAATGCCAAGGTTGAGGGGGCGCTTGGTGAGTCGACGCCCGTTGGCGTGACCAAGGGCATGCTTAGTCTGGGGCCAGACGGGTTTTTTGATGGTCAGGTTTTTGATCCGGATGACCTTGATCGCTACATTATTGCGCAAAAGCTGTAG
- a CDS encoding CmpA/NrtA family ABC transporter substrate-binding protein yields the protein MTRFAATTRPLRKAAAALVLSSVFLSVGTVFAQAEMLDVEKDELKFGFIKLTDMAPLAIAYEKGYFEDEGLYVTLEPQANWKVLLDGVITGQLDGAHMLAGQPLAATIGYGTKAHIITPFSMDLNGNGITVSNEIWEMMKPNVPIGEDGKPVHPISAAALKPVVETMRNEGKPFNMGMVFPVSTHNYELRYWLAAGGINPGLYSNEDTSGQIGAEAFLSVTPPPQMPATLEAGTIHGYCVGEPWNQAAVFKGIGVPVVTDYEIWKNNPEKVFGITAEFAEEYPNTTLALTKALIRAAKWLDENDNANRPEAVEILSQSEYVGADAEVIANSMTGTFEYEKGDKRDVPDFNVFYRYFATYPYYSDAVWYLTQMRRWGQIAEQQPDSWYDEVAKSVYRPDIYLQAARMLVDEGMVAEADFPWDTDGYRDPTPAADIIDGIAYDGRTPNAYIDSLTIGLKTGQTVTGSAVVSN from the coding sequence ATGACCCGATTTGCCGCCACTACCCGACCTCTGCGCAAGGCCGCTGCAGCGCTTGTGCTCTCAAGCGTTTTTCTTTCGGTGGGCACAGTGTTTGCCCAGGCCGAAATGCTCGACGTTGAAAAGGACGAGCTGAAGTTCGGCTTTATCAAGCTGACCGACATGGCCCCGCTCGCGATTGCCTATGAGAAAGGCTATTTCGAGGATGAGGGGCTTTATGTGACCCTTGAGCCGCAGGCGAACTGGAAGGTGTTGCTTGATGGTGTGATCACCGGCCAGCTTGATGGCGCGCATATGCTGGCAGGCCAGCCGCTGGCCGCAACCATTGGTTATGGCACCAAGGCGCATATCATCACCCCGTTCTCGATGGATCTGAACGGCAATGGCATTACCGTCTCCAACGAAATCTGGGAGATGATGAAGCCGAATGTGCCGATAGGCGAGGATGGCAAGCCGGTGCATCCAATCAGCGCTGCGGCCTTGAAGCCGGTGGTCGAGACGATGCGCAATGAGGGCAAGCCCTTCAATATGGGCATGGTGTTTCCGGTCTCCACCCATAACTACGAACTGCGCTACTGGCTGGCAGCGGGCGGCATCAATCCCGGGCTTTATTCGAATGAAGACACATCGGGCCAGATTGGCGCCGAGGCGTTTTTGTCGGTGACGCCGCCGCCGCAAATGCCCGCAACGCTGGAGGCGGGCACGATCCACGGATATTGCGTTGGCGAGCCGTGGAACCAGGCCGCCGTGTTCAAGGGGATCGGTGTGCCGGTGGTGACCGATTATGAAATCTGGAAGAACAATCCGGAAAAAGTGTTCGGCATTACCGCTGAGTTTGCCGAAGAATATCCCAATACGACGCTGGCGCTGACCAAGGCGCTGATCCGGGCGGCCAAATGGCTGGACGAGAACGACAATGCCAATCGTCCTGAGGCGGTGGAGATCCTGTCGCAATCCGAATATGTCGGCGCCGATGCCGAGGTGATCGCCAATTCGATGACCGGCACATTTGAATATGAAAAGGGCGACAAGCGTGACGTGCCCGATTTCAACGTGTTCTACCGCTATTTTGCGACCTATCCCTATTATTCGGACGCCGTTTGGTACCTGACGCAGATGCGCCGCTGGGGCCAGATTGCCGAGCAGCAACCCGACAGCTGGTATGACGAGGTGGCCAAGTCGGTCTATCGCCCGGATATCTACTTGCAGGCTGCCAGAATGCTGGTGGACGAGGGCATGGTGGCTGAGGCGGATTTCCCCTGGGATACAGATGGCTATCGCGATCCGACGCCTGCGGCCGACATTATCGATGGTATCGCCTATGACGGGCGCACCCCCAATGCCTATATCGACAGCCTGACGATTGGCCTCAAGACCGGTCAGACCGTCACCGGCTCGGCCGTGGTTTCCAACTAG
- a CDS encoding ABC transporter permease, with translation MSTASEVSTGIDNGKARRREKLFALINKAAAWLNALGFGWLTPLLKIAAGDNPREQMGELRDVLVIPLIGIFAFVLAWGALAPQVQTSLGAIPGPAEVWVQTTNLWDDHFKEREKAAAFYERQDVRNAKLIADGQADKVKDRAYTGKPTYFDQILTSLKTVGLGFAIATIIAVPLGIASGLSRAFNGALNPLVQLFKPVSPLAWLPIVTMIVSATYVDASDAFPKALVISAVTVTLCSLWPTLINTALGVASIDKDLINVGKVLQLSTFTTIRQLVLPSALPLIFTGLRLSLGVGWMVLIAAEMLAQNPGLGKFVWDEFQNGSSDSLARIIVAVLTIGIIGFLLDRVMFALQTAFTYSTNR, from the coding sequence ATGAGCACAGCATCTGAAGTTTCCACCGGTATCGACAATGGCAAGGCCCGGCGCCGCGAAAAGCTGTTTGCGCTGATCAACAAGGCTGCGGCCTGGCTGAATGCATTGGGGTTCGGCTGGCTGACGCCACTGCTCAAAATCGCCGCCGGTGACAATCCGCGCGAGCAGATGGGGGAATTGCGCGATGTGCTGGTTATCCCGCTGATCGGCATTTTCGCCTTTGTGCTGGCCTGGGGCGCTTTGGCGCCGCAAGTGCAGACCTCGCTGGGGGCTATTCCCGGCCCGGCGGAAGTCTGGGTGCAAACGACAAATCTCTGGGATGATCATTTCAAGGAACGCGAAAAGGCGGCTGCCTTTTATGAACGGCAGGATGTGCGCAATGCCAAGCTGATTGCCGATGGGCAAGCCGACAAGGTGAAGGACCGCGCCTATACCGGCAAGCCGACCTATTTCGACCAGATTCTGACCTCGCTGAAAACCGTGGGGCTTGGTTTCGCCATTGCGACGATTATTGCGGTGCCTTTGGGGATTGCATCGGGGCTGAGCCGGGCCTTTAACGGCGCGCTCAATCCGCTGGTGCAATTGTTCAAGCCGGTCTCGCCTTTGGCCTGGCTGCCGATTGTCACCATGATCGTTTCCGCCACTTATGTGGATGCGAGCGACGCCTTTCCCAAGGCGCTGGTGATTTCGGCGGTGACGGTGACGCTTTGTTCGCTCTGGCCGACCCTTATCAACACAGCGCTTGGCGTTGCCTCGATCGACAAGGACCTGATCAATGTCGGCAAGGTGCTGCAATTATCGACCTTCACGACCATTCGCCAATTGGTGCTGCCCTCGGCGCTGCCACTGATCTTTACCGGTTTGCGCCTGTCGCTTGGTGTGGGCTGGATGGTGCTGATCGCGGCGGAAATGCTGGCGCAAAACCCCGGGCTTGGCAAATTCGTCTGGGATGAATTCCAGAACGGCTCCTCGGATTCGCTGGCGCGCATCATCGTTGCGGTTTTGACTATCGGCATTATCGGCTTCCTGCTCGATCGGGTGATGTTCGCCCTGCAGACCGCCTTCACCTATTCCACGAACCGCTAG
- a CDS encoding ABC transporter ATP-binding protein: MANILELSNICKSYGEGARRSEVLDDVNLSVQEGEFVAILGFSGSGKTTLISLMAGLIQPERGGVMFRGKEIAGPGPERGVVFQSYSLMPWLTVAGNVSLAVNAVHKNKSGKERAEIVARYIEMVGLGHARDRHPAELSGGMRQRVAVARALAMQPEILLLDEPLSALDALTRAKLQDEFAAISEAEKKTIVLITNDVDEAILLADRVIPLNPGPKATLGPSFAVDIARPRDRAEMNSNDDFIRLRREITEYLMEVGAARDVASTRDIILPNVVPITQAPASDLPAAYADAAASPQSERYVEFSDVTKIYPTPKGPLTVVDKFDFKMKKGEFVTLIGHSGCGKSTVLSMVAGLNKISGGGIILDGKEIAKAGPDRAVVFQAPSLMPWLTARENVALGVDRVYPKASAAERRDVVEYYLNRVGLGDSMHKLAADLSNGMKQRVGIARAFALSPKLLLLDEPFGMLDSLTRWELQDVLMEVWAKTKVTAICVTHDVDEAILLADRVVMMSNGPNARIGNVMEVDLPRPRSRKALLAHKDYYAYREELSDFLEAYEGGADPDPETLQHIREKRARRTLATAAE; the protein is encoded by the coding sequence ATGGCCAACATTCTTGAACTCTCCAATATCTGCAAAAGCTATGGCGAAGGCGCGCGCCGGAGCGAGGTGCTGGACGATGTAAACCTCAGCGTTCAAGAGGGCGAGTTTGTCGCCATTCTGGGGTTTTCCGGTTCGGGCAAAACGACGCTGATTTCGCTGATGGCCGGGCTGATCCAGCCCGAGCGCGGCGGGGTGATGTTTCGGGGCAAGGAGATTGCCGGGCCGGGGCCCGAGCGCGGGGTGGTGTTTCAATCCTATTCGCTGATGCCTTGGCTGACGGTGGCCGGCAATGTTTCGCTGGCGGTCAATGCCGTGCACAAAAACAAGAGCGGCAAGGAACGGGCGGAAATCGTTGCCCGCTATATTGAAATGGTCGGGCTGGGGCACGCCCGCGACCGGCATCCTGCCGAGCTTTCAGGCGGCATGCGACAGCGGGTGGCGGTGGCGCGGGCTTTGGCGATGCAGCCGGAAATATTGCTGCTGGACGAGCCGCTTTCCGCGCTGGATGCGCTGACGCGGGCCAAGCTGCAGGACGAATTTGCGGCGATCTCCGAGGCCGAGAAAAAGACCATTGTGCTCATCACCAATGATGTGGATGAGGCGATCCTTCTGGCGGACCGGGTGATCCCGCTCAATCCGGGGCCGAAGGCGACACTGGGGCCCAGTTTTGCTGTCGATATTGCCCGGCCGCGCGATCGGGCGGAAATGAATTCAAATGATGATTTCATCCGGCTGCGCCGCGAGATTACCGAATATTTAATGGAAGTGGGCGCGGCGCGCGATGTGGCTTCAACCCGCGATATCATTTTGCCGAATGTGGTGCCGATTACCCAGGCCCCGGCAAGTGATCTGCCGGCCGCTTATGCGGATGCGGCGGCGTCGCCGCAATCGGAGCGCTATGTTGAATTTTCCGATGTGACCAAGATTTATCCGACCCCGAAGGGGCCGCTGACTGTGGTCGACAAGTTCGATTTCAAGATGAAAAAGGGCGAGTTCGTGACCCTGATCGGCCATTCGGGCTGTGGCAAGTCGACGGTATTGTCGATGGTGGCGGGGCTGAACAAGATTTCCGGCGGCGGGATTATTCTCGATGGCAAGGAAATCGCCAAGGCCGGGCCGGACCGGGCGGTGGTGTTTCAGGCCCCCTCGCTAATGCCCTGGCTGACGGCGCGCGAGAATGTGGCGCTGGGTGTGGACCGGGTTTATCCCAAGGCGAGCGCTGCCGAGCGCCGCGATGTGGTGGAATATTACCTTAATCGCGTGGGGCTGGGGGACAGCATGCACAAGCTGGCGGCTGACCTCTCCAATGGCATGAAACAGCGGGTGGGAATTGCCCGCGCCTTTGCCCTGTCGCCGAAACTGCTGCTGCTCGATGAGCCGTTTGGCATGCTCGACAGCCTGACGCGCTGGGAATTGCAGGATGTCTTGATGGAGGTCTGGGCCAAGACCAAGGTGACCGCCATTTGCGTGACCCATGATGTGGATGAAGCCATTTTGCTGGCTGACCGGGTGGTGATGATGTCGAACGGGCCCAATGCCCGGATCGGCAATGTCATGGAGGTTGATCTGCCACGGCCCCGGTCGCGCAAGGCGCTGTTGGCGCACAAGGATTACTACGCCTATCGCGAGGAGCTTTCGGACTTTCTCGAGGCCTATGAGGGCGGCGCTGATCCCGACCCTGAAACCCTGCAACATATCCGCGAAAAGCGTGCCCGCCGCACGCTTGCGACAGCGGCTGAATAG
- the nirB gene encoding nitrite reductase large subunit NirB: MAQKLVVIGNGMAPGRALEKLFETAPGRYDVTIFNAESRVNYDRIMLSPVLSGEKAFEDIIIHGDGWYIEHNVMLYKGHKVVAIDREARTVTSEHGEVAPYDKLLIATGSVPFIIPVPGHDLPGVLSYRDLDDVHAMMLAAKSRGHAVVIGGGLLGLEAAAGLTAQGMTVTVIHLMPSLMERQLDPAAGYLLEKELQRRGINVITKANTKQITGTNRVEAVHLEDGTIIPADLVVMAVGIRPNAALAKEAGLAVNRGIVVNDQMQTSDPDIYSVGECAEAGGMCYGLVAPLYQQAGIAAAHLCGDTEAAFKPQFTATRLKVTGIDLYSAGDFGEGDDREEIVLRDAAAGVYKRLVLQDNKIIGAVMYGETGDGPWFFDMLKNGTDISEMRETLIFGQAYQGGSPLDPMAAVAALPDEAEICGCNGVCKSKITTAISAKGLTTLDDVRAHTKASASCGSCTNLVEQLLALTLGGSYNPSAITPMCKCTDMGHADVRQLIRAKGLKSIPAVMQELEWKTSCGCAKCRPALNYYLVADWPGEYEDDNQSRFINERVHANIQKDGTYSVVPRMFGGITTPNELRAIADVADKFAIPTVKVTGGQRIDLLGVKKEDLLGVWADLNAAGMVSGAAYAKGLRTVKTCVGSDWCRFGTQDSTGLGIKIEKFMWGAWTPAKVKMAVSGCPRNCSEATCKDVGVICVDSGYDIVFAGAAGLDIKGTEPLCHADSEEETLEIIVALVQLYREQGHYLERIYKWLKRVGMESIQAAVVADRDKRRRLYERFVFSQTFAQVDPWEERVNGKDAHEFAAMADLNMVAAE, translated from the coding sequence ATGGCACAAAAACTTGTTGTCATCGGCAATGGCATGGCCCCCGGGCGCGCGCTTGAAAAACTGTTTGAGACGGCCCCCGGCCGGTATGACGTTACCATTTTCAATGCCGAAAGCCGGGTGAATTACGACCGCATCATGCTGTCGCCGGTGCTGTCGGGGGAGAAGGCGTTCGAGGATATCATCATCCACGGGGATGGCTGGTATATCGAGCATAACGTGATGCTCTACAAAGGGCACAAGGTTGTCGCCATTGACCGGGAAGCCAGAACGGTGACCTCCGAGCATGGCGAAGTGGCCCCTTACGACAAGCTGCTGATTGCGACGGGTTCGGTGCCATTCATCATTCCGGTGCCCGGCCATGATCTGCCCGGCGTCTTGAGCTATCGCGATCTCGATGATGTGCATGCGATGATGCTGGCGGCGAAATCGCGCGGGCATGCGGTGGTGATCGGTGGCGGCCTGCTGGGGCTGGAGGCCGCAGCGGGGCTGACGGCACAGGGGATGACGGTGACGGTTATTCACCTGATGCCCTCGCTGATGGAACGCCAGCTTGATCCGGCGGCGGGCTATCTGCTGGAAAAAGAGCTGCAGCGGCGCGGCATCAACGTGATCACCAAGGCCAATACCAAACAGATCACCGGCACGAACCGGGTGGAGGCGGTGCATCTGGAAGACGGCACCATTATTCCAGCCGATCTGGTGGTGATGGCGGTCGGTATCCGCCCCAATGCGGCGCTGGCGAAAGAGGCCGGGCTGGCGGTTAATCGCGGCATTGTCGTCAATGACCAGATGCAGACCTCGGACCCGGATATCTATTCGGTGGGGGAATGCGCGGAGGCTGGCGGCATGTGCTACGGGCTGGTCGCGCCTTTGTATCAGCAGGCCGGGATTGCTGCGGCGCATTTGTGCGGGGATACGGAAGCCGCGTTCAAGCCGCAGTTTACCGCGACCCGGCTGAAGGTGACCGGGATTGATCTTTATTCCGCCGGGGATTTTGGCGAGGGCGATGACCGCGAGGAAATCGTGCTGCGCGATGCGGCGGCGGGTGTCTACAAGCGGCTGGTCTTGCAGGACAACAAGATTATCGGCGCGGTCATGTATGGGGAGACCGGCGACGGGCCGTGGTTCTTCGACATGCTCAAGAATGGCACCGATATTTCGGAGATGCGCGAGACCCTGATTTTTGGCCAGGCCTATCAGGGAGGGTCCCCGCTGGACCCTATGGCGGCCGTTGCAGCCTTGCCGGATGAGGCAGAGATCTGTGGGTGCAACGGCGTATGCAAATCGAAGATCACCACGGCCATTTCGGCCAAGGGGCTGACCACGCTTGATGATGTGCGCGCCCATACCAAGGCCTCGGCCTCGTGCGGGTCGTGCACCAATCTGGTGGAGCAGCTTTTGGCGCTGACCCTTGGGGGGAGTTATAATCCGTCGGCGATCACCCCGATGTGCAAATGCACCGATATGGGCCATGCCGATGTGCGCCAGTTGATCCGCGCCAAGGGGCTGAAATCCATTCCCGCGGTGATGCAGGAACTGGAATGGAAGACCTCGTGCGGCTGCGCCAAGTGCCGGCCGGCGCTCAACTATTATCTCGTGGCGGACTGGCCCGGCGAATATGAGGACGACAACCAGTCGCGCTTCATCAATGAGCGGGTGCACGCCAATATTCAAAAGGATGGCACCTATTCGGTGGTGCCGCGCATGTTTGGCGGCATCACGACGCCGAATGAACTGCGCGCGATTGCCGATGTGGCCGACAAGTTTGCCATTCCAACCGTCAAGGTGACCGGCGGGCAGCGCATTGATTTGCTGGGCGTGAAAAAGGAAGACCTGCTCGGGGTCTGGGCTGATCTCAATGCCGCCGGGATGGTGTCGGGGGCGGCCTATGCCAAGGGCTTGCGCACGGTAAAGACCTGTGTGGGGTCTGACTGGTGCCGGTTTGGCACCCAGGATTCAACCGGGCTTGGCATCAAGATCGAGAAATTCATGTGGGGGGCGTGGACGCCGGCCAAGGTGAAAATGGCGGTGTCCGGCTGTCCGCGCAATTGCTCGGAAGCCACGTGCAAGGATGTGGGCGTGATCTGCGTCGATAGCGGTTACGACATCGTGTTTGCCGGGGCGGCGGGGCTCGACATCAAGGGCACCGAGCCGCTGTGCCATGCGGATAGTGAGGAAGAGACGCTCGAGATCATCGTGGCGCTGGTGCAGCTTTATCGTGAGCAGGGGCATTATCTCGAACGCATTTACAAATGGCTGAAGCGCGTGGGGATGGAGTCCATCCAGGCGGCTGTGGTCGCTGATCGCGACAAGCGGCGGCGGCTTTATGAGCGGTTTGTGTTCAGCCAGACATTTGCCCAGGTCGATCCGTGGGAAGAGCGGGTCAATGGCAAGGACGCGCATGAATTTGCGGCTATGGCCGATCTCAACATGGTGGCGGCGGAGTGA
- the nirD gene encoding nitrite reductase small subunit NirD, translated as MMADWIDIGSVTDIPRRGARCVNTPMGKIAVFRTQEDQVFAIEDQCPHKGGPLSQGIVHGAAVTCPLHNWVISLETGAAQGADEGRVLTIPVRVEDGRILMARDAVAVAAE; from the coding sequence ATGATGGCTGACTGGATTGATATTGGCAGTGTGACGGACATTCCCCGGCGGGGCGCGCGCTGCGTCAACACGCCGATGGGCAAGATTGCGGTGTTCCGCACCCAGGAAGACCAGGTTTTTGCGATTGAAGACCAATGCCCGCACAAGGGCGGGCCGCTGAGCCAGGGCATTGTGCATGGGGCGGCGGTGACCTGTCCGTTGCATAATTGGGTGATTTCGCTGGAGACCGGCGCAGCGCAGGGAGCGGACGAGGGCCGTGTGTTGACCATCCCCGTGCGCGTTGAGGACGGGCGGATATTGATGGCCCGCGATGCCGTTGCGGTTGCGGCGGAGTAG
- a CDS encoding nitrate reductase, with the protein MNAQAPRTVKTTCPYCGVGCGVLASRQTDGSVTIKGDPEHPANFGRLCSKGSALGETLSLEGRLLYPQIGGVRASWEDALDLVATKFGAVIAEHGPDAVAIYGSGQLLTEDYYVANKLMKGFLGSGNMDTNSRLCMASSVAGHKRAFGSDTVPGCYEDLELADLVVLVGSNLAWCHPVIYQRIAAAKLARPEMKVVLIDPRRTMSADLADLHLPIAADGDVALFTGLLAALATAGKVDADYVARHTNGFVEALEIAEGWTLERVAAATGLAASDVQAFYDLFLANEKVVTVYSQGVNQSATGTDKVNAIINCHLATGRIGRAGMGPFSVTGQPNAMGGREVGGLANMLAAHMDFGDAAARDRVARFWQAPRLADKPGLKAVELFEAIEAGRIKAVWIMATNPVDSLPEADRARKALKSCDFVVVSDISIQTDTGACADVLLPAAGWGEKDGTVTNSERRISRQRAYLDLPGAAKPDWWITCEVAKRMGFGAGFGFENPAEIFAEHAALSAFENEGSRDFDLSGLTGLSAADYEALVPVQWPVGDVPAKRMFGGGQFYTPDGKARFVAVTPPEPRRPKPGHFILNTGRVRDHWHTMTRTGKAARLSAHMAEPFAELHPDDAARLKVAPAGLVRLENDLGAVLVRALVTDRQQRGHVFVPMHWTDQFAANARVDALVTARTDPHSGQPALKMAEVRVRAVKPAWYGFAIARQRPELSGLDYWALAEAHGGVRLELTGMDDPGDWEAFVRQVFDIADDAALLSVHDSRSGRHNFALFENGEVVFALFVSPEPVAVSRQWAVSQFAEDHPPATRAAILAGRPGADMPDVGAIVCSCFSVGVNSIAAAVTEGGCLSVEQVGAALKAGTNCGSCRSEIKGIIDAHRLEAAE; encoded by the coding sequence ATGAACGCGCAAGCCCCCCGGACCGTTAAAACCACCTGCCCCTATTGCGGGGTTGGGTGCGGGGTGCTGGCGAGCAGGCAGACCGATGGGTCGGTGACGATCAAAGGGGACCCGGAGCATCCGGCCAATTTCGGGCGGCTGTGTTCGAAAGGTTCGGCGCTGGGGGAGACGCTGTCGCTTGAGGGGCGGCTGCTTTATCCGCAAATCGGCGGGGTGCGGGCGAGCTGGGAGGATGCGCTTGATCTGGTGGCGACAAAATTTGGTGCGGTGATTGCCGAGCACGGGCCGGATGCGGTGGCGATTTATGGTTCGGGGCAATTGCTGACCGAGGATTATTACGTCGCCAACAAGCTGATGAAGGGGTTTCTCGGCTCGGGCAATATGGACACCAATTCGCGCCTCTGCATGGCCTCCTCGGTGGCCGGGCACAAGCGGGCGTTTGGCTCGGACACGGTGCCGGGCTGTTATGAAGATCTCGAGCTGGCGGATCTGGTGGTGCTGGTGGGGTCCAATCTCGCCTGGTGCCATCCGGTGATTTATCAGCGCATTGCTGCTGCCAAGCTGGCGCGGCCGGAAATGAAAGTGGTGCTGATCGATCCGCGCCGGACGATGAGCGCTGATCTCGCTGACCTGCATTTGCCGATTGCCGCTGATGGGGATGTGGCGCTGTTTACCGGGCTGCTGGCGGCGCTGGCAACAGCGGGGAAAGTCGATGCCGACTATGTAGCGCGGCACACAAACGGCTTTGTTGAGGCGCTGGAAATTGCCGAGGGCTGGACGCTGGAGCGGGTGGCTGCGGCGACCGGATTGGCGGCTTCGGATGTGCAGGCATTTTATGATTTGTTCCTGGCCAATGAGAAGGTGGTGACGGTTTATTCGCAAGGGGTGAATCAGTCGGCGACCGGCACGGACAAGGTCAACGCGATCATTAATTGTCACCTCGCGACCGGGCGGATCGGGCGCGCGGGAATGGGGCCGTTTTCGGTCACCGGGCAGCCCAATGCGATGGGCGGGCGCGAGGTTGGCGGGCTGGCAAATATGCTGGCGGCACATATGGATTTTGGCGATGCAGCAGCGCGGGACCGGGTGGCGCGGTTCTGGCAGGCACCGCGTTTGGCCGATAAGCCGGGGCTGAAAGCGGTCGAGCTTTTTGAGGCGATTGAGGCCGGGCGGATCAAGGCGGTCTGGATCATGGCGACCAATCCGGTTGATTCACTTCCTGAAGCAGATCGTGCCCGCAAGGCGCTGAAATCATGCGATTTTGTTGTCGTTTCTGATATTTCGATTCAAACCGATACCGGGGCTTGCGCCGATGTGCTTCTGCCCGCTGCGGGGTGGGGCGAGAAGGACGGGACGGTGACCAATTCGGAGCGGCGGATTTCGCGGCAGCGCGCTTATCTCGATCTGCCGGGGGCGGCAAAACCCGATTGGTGGATCACTTGCGAAGTGGCAAAGCGGATGGGGTTTGGCGCGGGTTTCGGGTTTGAAAATCCGGCTGAAATCTTTGCCGAGCATGCGGCACTATCGGCGTTTGAAAATGAGGGCAGCCGCGATTTTGATCTCTCTGGACTGACCGGTTTGAGTGCTGCGGATTATGAGGCGCTGGTGCCGGTGCAGTGGCCGGTGGGGGACGTGCCGGCCAAGCGGATGTTTGGGGGCGGGCAGTTTTATACCCCCGATGGCAAGGCGCGGTTTGTGGCGGTTACGCCGCCCGAACCAAGGCGGCCGAAGCCGGGGCATTTCATTCTCAATACGGGCCGTGTGCGCGACCATTGGCACACGATGACGCGGACGGGGAAGGCCGCGCGGCTATCGGCGCATATGGCGGAACCGTTCGCCGAATTGCATCCCGATGACGCTGCGCGGCTGAAGGTTGCGCCGGCGGGGCTGGTGCGGCTGGAAAATGACCTTGGTGCGGTGCTGGTGCGGGCGCTGGTGACTGACCGGCAGCAGCGCGGGCATGTGTTTGTGCCCATGCACTGGACCGACCAGTTTGCCGCCAATGCGCGGGTGGATGCGCTGGTGACGGCGCGGACTGATCCGCATTCGGGCCAGCCGGCGCTGAAAATGGCCGAGGTGCGCGTGCGGGCGGTGAAGCCGGCCTGGTATGGCTTTGCCATTGCCCGGCAGCGGCCAGAACTTTCCGGCCTTGATTACTGGGCGCTGGCTGAGGCGCATGGCGGGGTGCGGCTGGAACTGACGGGGATGGACGATCCCGGGGACTGGGAAGCTTTTGTGCGGCAAGTGTTTGATATTGCTGACGATGCGGCGTTGTTGTCGGTGCATGACAGCCGGTCGGGCCGACATAATTTCGCGCTGTTTGAAAATGGCGAAGTGGTGTTTGCGCTGTTTGTCTCGCCCGAGCCGGTGGCCGTGTCGCGGCAATGGGCGGTCAGCCAGTTTGCCGAGGATCATCCGCCGGCGACGCGTGCGGCGATCCTTGCCGGACGGCCCGGGGCGGACATGCCTGATGTCGGGGCGATTGTTTGTTCGTGTTTTTCGGTGGGGGTGAATTCGATAGCGGCGGCGGTGACGGAGGGCGGTTGCCTTAGCGTCGAACAGGTGGGTGCTGCGCTGAAAGCGGGCACGAATTGCGGCTCTTGCCGGTCAGAAATCAAGGGGATTATCGATGCGCATCGTCTCGAAGCCGCTGAATAG